The proteins below come from a single Eremothecium sinecaudum strain ATCC 58844 chromosome II, complete sequence genomic window:
- the THO2 gene encoding Tho2p (Syntenic homolog of Ashbya gossypii AFR058C; Syntenic homolog of Saccharomyces cerevisiae YNL139C (THO2)) produces the protein MSLIENLNRLAKQHVPFERSVFTDEFLSDWSTGYNKLMEHYDAIEEASEKETYLYKVFTEALMFTNEDYKKLIGDNYSSLASLLSKLCSRNNKAARLLVNVVNYFPKQSEDDSNLIELVKAIEGMQLEFSTSLNEKLLAHKWTKEQLSLYKRSLISEKYHLKKYNLLFECPIGFSQLISLLNVAYNDRDRFQSLEYYSSQLVFVASKYSLDPIRVLDIILRVSSIYVYDHHEFFTELLKHSDYWPLTPSDPFDWKRLNHGGNVVASRLIANKLSSEEFDDRYMDMVCILIKEGFVSYLSILESLGPDDETVAKYVNEYYHDLEQQSMEGASNPLAMAAALPDEEEVLAGNGIDSKKSDTEGQKAAALEVKEKEEEQKQRERKNRHFQINEVGKWRLVTSCLNHGLLIPALYSIKMNEKVAITIDGLVEALIRAYDFMIDPCYKKSINTPEYNVTAKIKMKMSHSGIPSKQCRLVQERISPNVNEKFLLGEKSTFYYSKWSDRLPVIASIEDLFSQSHEILTFVGTRLTLQPQVITKLSKIAIRDIADSENSEESIAKWIDFFRKFLLPTVAALEDDFFACSSCYDLMKLFPFEKRYFMYNELLTKISEDNIFVKLNFNRAKRRIRSLLKSLSIDNIDEKANEVARVISSNPLATLEPVVNQIENYDKVSELVVISATKFPDFAYDVLQYILLLKLTSGRSSLQSDGINQCSWIQRLSSFIAGLAKVCPRMDLENIIIFTVKNMHKDYNLSIPILKELISRVGGIQSINNISWKQLHMLNSGPALRRVARSLILDTRQDTLVAARAITKLLLKMNCISELIVLLCNINASSLSSDTHYKILSTKYDDSKSLLWAFVEMLKYTLTVDEFISSVLPFDEMVAEYNIPIEWSFNIWRDCIQESNQEGKEPSKIIDTALDKTEFKHIPFANLNKELFTTFWKLSLYDVQFNNQLYDEVTEQLKLKLSKAKFQREKNVFMTEVQQVMSNCLTHQKAFKNMQVLLKEKRSNFVPELNSDTIEAFFQYCVLPRTLFTCSDAVYSALFIIELFGVKETFTIFKLIVERRILGGLLFSCTVVESENLGFFFNVLLDAFEKAREEGSFDNDSLAELFKLHSTIITDMRLLLMETNYMSIRNAIEFLNQVTTIFPVVDDHIKEVLGALTEKLGDGEREDIRLPCNALIGHLKNRLKSACKPQEFYELPAEELMAIQNKEKEDMRIKEYQDALAKDAEAEKLEQSKALKESAKSAESNKPNRYSAASTDVGSGSGTERLPPSSEGSSTVPYQVQKTLDAIDSVHNLITSAKVDQVPKLIRDFFFKDELHKALNEYNGDVVSFRKRITNILMDYFYSTVKWPRSNAPFLRKLQDLEAACLKCAAPTSKAKSKVTADDLYGEDVPTASTHPKGSANKLESRLSTANTSDTPVPKAKLERYDKKPKDNTRSTSRFKDSENKPQQPKSEEKPLPSRFNSGKVPIATPTQPSELAGQKVQSNALRDRVSSRFEGRQEPSRISGPRAETSRFPQAPSRQADAVTESRFRNAPKEPSRKRPASDYRYNSDVKRQRQADDNKRKPNKERRLEIHANLPPGPKKGGVSRFR, from the coding sequence ATGTCGCTTATTGAGAATTTGAATAGGCTAGCTAAGCAACACGTTCCATTTGAGCGCTCAGTCTTCACAGATGAGTTTTTATCCGATTGGTCTACTGGCTATAATAAGTTGATGGAGCACTACGATgcaattgaagaagcatCTGAGAAGGAAACTTATCTTTATAAAGTTTTTACTGAGGCTTTGATGTTCACTAATGAAGACTATAAGAAGTTGATTGGTGATAATTACTCCTCTTTGGCTAGTTTACTATCAAAGTTATGTTCCAGAAATAATAAGGCGGCTCGTTTGCTTGTCAATGTTGTAAATTATTTTCCAAAGCAATCTGAAGACGATTCTAATCTTATTGAGTTAGTTAAGGCTATCGAAGGCATGCAACTTGAATTTTCAACGAGTCTCAACGAGAAACTTTTGGCGCATAAGTGGACGAAAGAACAGTTATCGCTATATAAGAGAAGCTTAATTTCTGAAAAATACCATCTGAAGAAATATAACCTGTTATTTGAGTGTCCTATCGGGTTTTCTCAGCTGATCTCTTTACTTAATGTTGCATATAACGACAGGGACCGGTTTCAGTCATTGGAATATTATTCCTCACAGCTGGTGTTCGTTGCGAGCAAATATAGTTTGGATCCTATCCGTGTTTTGGACATTATATTGAGGGTCTCTTCCATATATGTGTATGACCATCACGAATTCTTCACTGAATTATTGAAACACTCTGATTATTGGCCTTTAACACCATCCGATCCGTTCGATTGGAAGAGATTGAACCATGGTGGTAATGTTGTAGCATCCCGTTTAATTGCAAACAAGCTCTCCAGTGAGGAATTTGATGATAGATATATGGATATGGTGTGTATATTGATAAAGGAAGGTTTTGTTTCGTATCTCTCTATTTTGGAGAGCTTGGGTCCAGATGATGAGACAGTGGCTAAGTACGTTAATGAATACTACCATGACTTGGAGCAACAATCTATGGAGGGTGCTAGTAATCCATTGGCTATGGCTGCAGCCCTACCggatgaagaagaagtctTGGCAGGTAACGGAATAGATAGCAAGAAGAGCGATACAGAAGGTCAAAAGGCTGCTGCATTAGAAGTAAAGGAGAAAGAGGAAGAGCAGAAGCAAAGAGAAAGGAAGAATAGACACTTCCAGATTAATGAAGTAGGTAAATGGCGTTTGGTAACTAGTTGTTTAAATCACGGTCTTTTGATACCTGCACTATATTCCATAAAAATGAATGAAAAAGTTGCGATAACTATTGATGGGCTTGTTGAGGCATTGATTAGAGCTTACGATTTTATGATTGATCCTTGTTACAAAAAATCTATCAACACACCGGAATACAATGTCACCGCAAAGATTAAAATGAAGATGTCACATAGCGGCATACCGAGTAAACAATGTCGACTTGTTCAGGAACGGATTTCTCCTAACGTGAACGAGAAATTTTTACTTGGTGAAAAGTCGACTTTCTACTATAGTAAGTGGTCAGACAGATTACCGGTAATTGCTTCAATAGAAGATTTATTCAGCCAATCTCACGAGATTTTGACGTTTGTGGGAACCAGATTAACCTTACAGCCGCAAGTTATAACTAAACTAAGCAAAATTGCTATTCGCGATATTGCGGATTCAGAAAACTCTGAGGAATCAATTGCAAAGTGGATAGACTTCTTCAGGAagtttcttcttccaactGTGGCCGCTCTAGAGGATGATTTTTTTGCATGTTCGTCTTGCTATGATTTAATGAAGTTGTTCCCATTTGAAAAAAGGTACTTCATGTATAATGAACTACTCACTAAGATATCTGAAGATAACATATTTGTCAAATTGAACTTTAATAGGGCTAAGCGCAGAATAAGAAGTTTATTAAAATCGTTAAGTATTGATAATATTGACGAAAAGGCTAATGAGGTCGCCCGAGTCATATCGAGTAATCCGCTTGCAACCTTAGAGCCGGTAGTAAACCAAATTGAGAACTATGACAAAGTGTCGGAATTGGTTGTTATTTCAGCAACAAAGTTTCCTGATTTTGCATATGACGTTTTGCAGTATATTCTACTGTTAAAGCTTACTTCTGGGCGTAGTTCTCTGCAAAGTGACGGTATAAACCAATGTTCTTGGATACAAAGGTTGTCCTCATTTATTGCAGGACTTGCAAAGGTTTGTCCAAGGATGGACTTGGAgaatattattatatttacAGTCAAGAATATGCACAAGGATTACAATTTGTCAATTCCTATTTTAAAAGAATTAATATCCAGAGTAGGAGGTATACAAAGTATCAATAACATCAGTTGGAAGCAGTTACATATGCTAAACTCAGGACCTGCGTTGCGCAGGGTTGCAAGGTCTTTGATTCTGGACACCAGACAGGACACCCTAGTTGCTGCGCGTGCAATCACAAAACTATTATTGAAAATGAATTGTATATCGGAATTGATTGTGCTGTTATGCAACATTAATGCTTCTAGCCTGTCTTCTGATACCCATTACAAAATTTTATCAACAAAATACGACGATTCCAAATCGTTACTATGGGCATTTGTTGAAATGTTGAAATACACATTAACCGTTGATGAGTTCATTTCCAGCGTTCTACCTTTTGACGAGATGGTAGCTGAATATAATATACCAATTGAGTGGAGTTTTAACATATGGAGGGACTGTATTCAGGAAAGCAATCAGGAAGGTAAAGAACCTAGCAAAATAATTGATACAGCTCTTGATAAAACTGAGTTCAAGCATATTCCGTTTGCAAATTTGAACAAGGAACTTTTTACCACATTCTGGAAACTATCTTTATATGATGTTCAATTTAACAATCAATTATATGACGAGGTCACTGAACAACTAAAATTGAAACTCTCGAAGGCTAAATTCCAGCGTGAGAAGAATGTCTTTATGACTGAAGTTCAACAGGTTATGTCTAACTGCCTTACTCACCAGAAAGCGTTCAAAAATATGCAAGTATTGTTGAAAGAAAAGAGAAGCAACTTTGTTCCAGAACTAAATTCAGATACAATTGAAGCATTTTTCCAGTACTGCGTTCTTCCGAGAACTTTATTCACATGTTCGGATGCTGTTTACAGTGCGTTGTTTATTATTGAACTTTTTGGTGTTAAAGAAACTTTTACAATCTTCAAACTCATCGTTGAGCGCCGTATACTTGGAGGGTTGTTATTCTCTTGCACAGTTGTAGAATCGGAGAACTTGggtttcttcttcaacgTTTTATTGGATGCATTTGAAAAGGCAAGGGAAGAAGGCAGTTTTGATAATGATAGCCTTGCGGAGCTATTTAAGTTGCATTCGACTATAATTACGGACATGAGGCTATTATTAATGGAAACAAATTACATGTCAATTAGGAATGCTATCGAATTTCTCAACCAAGTGACAACTATTTTCCCAGTTGTTGATGACCATATTAAAGAAGTGCTAGGTGCTTTAACTGAAAAATTAGGTGATGGAGAAAGAGAAGATATTAGGCTACCATGTAACGCGTTGATCGGTCACCTAAAGAATCGTTTAAAGTCTGCATGCAAACCCCAGGAGTTCTATGAACTTCCTGCTGAAGAATTGATGGCCATCcaaaataaagaaaaagagGATATGAGAATAAAGGAATATCAAGATGCACTAGCTAAGGACGCAGAAGCTGAAAAATTAGAGCAATCAAAAGCATTAAAAGAATCCGCGAAATCAGCAGAATCAAACAAACCTAACCGTTACAGCGCAGCGTCCACTGATGTAGGTAGTGGTAGCGGCACAGAACGATTACCACCGTCCTCAGAGGGCAGTTCTACAGTTCCATATCAAGTTCAGAAAACTTTAGATGCCATTGACTCTGTCCACAACCTGATCACCTCAGCGAAAGTAGATCAAGTGCCAAAGCTAATTAGGgatttcttcttcaaggACGAGTTGCACAAAGCTCTGAACGAATATAACGGTGACGTCGTGTCCTTCAGGAAAAGAATAACAAACATTTTGATGGACTATTTTTACAGCACTGTCAAGTGGCCTCGTAGTAATGCTCCTTTCCTTCGCAAGTTGCAAGATCTTGAAGCGGCCTGTTTAAAGTGTGCAGCTCCTACATCCAAAGCCAAATCTAAGGTAACCGCAGACGACTTATATGGAGAGGATGTTCCCACTGCTTCCACCCATCCTAAAGGCTCCGCCAATAAACTCGAAAGCAGGCTATCAACTGCTAACACCTCTGATACGCCAGTACCTAAAGCTAAATTGGAAAGGTATGATAAGAAGCCAAAGGACAATACTAGGAGTACTTCTCGCTTTAAAGATAGTGAAAACAAACCTCAGCAACCTAAATCTGAAGAAAAGCCGCTCCCATCTCGATTCAATTCTGGTAAGGTACCAATCGCCACTCCAACACAGCCATCTGAGTTAGCCGGTCAAAAGGTTCAGAGTAACGCTTTGCGCGACAGGGTAAGTTCAAGGTTCGAAGGAAGACAGGAGCCCAGCAGGATTTCAGGCCCAAGAGCTGAAACCAGTAGATTTCCCCAAGCACCCTCAAGGCAGGCAGATGCAGTCACCGAGAGTAGATTCCGTAACGCACCAAAAGAGCCTTCTAGGAAACGGCCTGCTTCTGATTACAGATATAACAGTGATGTGAAACGGCAAAGACAAGCAGACGACAACAAAAGGAAACCTAATAAAGAAAGACGTTTAGAAATCCACGCTAACCTTCCACCTGGTCCAAAGAAAGGCGGAGTAAGTAGATTCAGGTAG
- the INN1 gene encoding Inn1p (Syntenic homolog of Ashbya gossypii AFR057C; Syntenic homolog of Saccharomyces cerevisiae YNL152W (INN1)), producing MSIENGYMRGFNGALDVFVRKARDLPNLRKLDKQDPFVKLRISHLTKVSDAVHRGGQAPVFDFHVVFDMTPDMRNVLFVELYDDRKNGPRLIGKCEVDLKPALLSDPDDGYYDWYNLSVDDAEAGKIYIEMTFTPHKSGPLSQRSSLVDFETNRIGGISARQSPQLSPYEASYSSSFPSPPSEFATSFSNERLSQSAHSMTYKHAVMQRKKPPPPVMYRLPPESQLASQRPMSMAGESSTNFPEFTESVGTFNSFGSNASQDSRDSGITAKLKQLKEKWHTFKHGNTEKTGNTRANVDLEALQKIVGITSEERPYSTSSSPIRSSRQEDNCVPSLPPCANSYANAGRRSPLQRNSSSFSQTRTSVWDYR from the coding sequence ATGAGTATTGAAAATGGTTATATGCGTGGTTTCAATGGCGCTTTAGATGTATTTGTACGGAAAGCAAGAGACTTGCCTAATTTACGAAAACTCGATAAACAAGACCCATTCGTGAAATTAAGAATCTCTCATCTAACTAAAGTGTCAGATGCAGTTCATAGGGGTGGCCAGGCGCCTGTATTTGATTTTCATGTAGTTTTTGATATGACCCCTGATATGAGAAATGTACTATTTGTGGAGTTATATGATGATCGTAAAAATGGGCCAAGGCTGATAGGTAAATGTGAAGTAGATCTAAAGCCAGCTCTACTTAGTGATCCAGATGATGGCTATTATGATTGGTATAATTTGAGCGTGGATGATGCTGAGGCTGGCAAAATTTATATTGAGATGACCTTCACACCACATAAATCTGGACCGCTATCTCAGCGCAGTAGTTTGGTGGATTTTGAGACTAACAGAATTGGTGGTATTTCTGCAAGACAGTCACCCCAATTGAGCCCTTACGAGGCATCATATTCTTCTAGTTTTCCTTCTCCGCCTTCTGAGTTTGCAACGTCGTTTTCCAATGAGAGACTTAGCCAAAGTGCACATTCGATGACTTACAAACATGCTGTAATGCAGCGAAAAAAACCTCCTCCACCTGTCATGTACAGGCTTCCACCTGAGTCGCAATTGGCATCACAAAGGCCGATGTCGATGGCAGGAGAGTCGTCTACTAACTTTCCGGAGTTTACTGAAAGCGTGGGAACATTTAATAGTTTTGGGTCTAATGCTTCACAAGACTCTCGAGACTCTGGAATCACTGCGAAATTAAAGCAGCTCAAAGAGAAGTGGCATACATTTAAGCACGGAAACACTGAGAAAACAGGAAATACTCGGGCTAATGTGGATTTGGAAGCTCTCCAAAAGATTGTTGGCATTACTTCTGAGGAGCGTCCATATTCAACCTCATCATCCCCCATTAGATCATCACGGCAGGAAGACAATTGTGTGCCATCTTTACCACCCTGCGCCAACTCATATGCAAATGCTGGTCGCCGCAGTCCTTTGCAACGCAACTCATCCTCATTTTCACAGACAAGGACTTCAGTTTGGGACTATAGATAG
- the RPC31 gene encoding DNA-directed RNA polymerase III subunit C31 (Syntenic homolog of Ashbya gossypii AFR056W; Syntenic homolog of Saccharomyces cerevisiae YNL151C (RPC31)), with protein MSFRRGGAGKGSSFQNLPIGLNYSDVGTKENGEKPSIPLPVHNPITSKERAIAVKYINFLNTVKDGPFYTGTMSASVEASDNSKDKPQTVVEDGGFNDGIERYSDKYLKKRRICLSVDTHPFHLEYFPKELYQAMGIKKKKLLALSKFNKIDDLFTGTGCEEEEALPMLEKLKELAENEDEVEENKEKNSSDIEEDLDDDFDDDDDDDYNAEKYFNDGEDDDNGDDDYGDEPAF; from the coding sequence ATGAGTTTCCGTCGAGGTGGTGCTGGTAAAGGCTCTTCATTCCAAAATTTGCCAATTGGATTGAATTACAGCGATGTTGGAACTAAAGAGAACGGTGAGAAGCCTTCGATACCTCTTCCTGTCCATAATCCTATAACTTCAAAGGAAAGGGCGATTGCTGTCAAGTATATCAACTTTCTGAATACTGTGAAAGATGGGCCGTTTTATACTGGGACAATGTCTGCTTCAGTGGAGGCATCGGATAATTCAAAGGATAAACCTCAGACAGTAGTTGAAGACGGTGGGTTTAATGATGGTATAGAACGTTATTCCGATAAATACTTGAAGAAAAGGAGGATATGTTTATCCGTGGATACGCACCCTTTTCATTTGGAATACTTTCCAAAAGAGCTATATCAGGCTATGGGGattaaaaagaagaagttgcTTGCATTATCAAAGTTCAATAAGATTGATGATCTTTTCACAGGTACCGGTTGCGAGGAAGAGGAAGCTCTTCCAATGCTTGAGAAGTTGAAGGAGCTGGCAGAAAACGAGGATGAAGTTGAAGAGAACAAGGAAAAGAACTCTAGTGACATTGAAGAGGACTTGGATGATGACTTTGAcgatgatgacgatgacgaTTATAATGCTGAGAAGTATTTTAATGATGGAGAAGATGATGACAATGGAGACGATGATTATGGCGATGAGCCAGCCTTCTGA
- the PGA2 gene encoding Pga2p (Syntenic homolog of Ashbya gossypii AFR055W; Syntenic homolog of Saccharomyces cerevisiae YNL149C (PGA2)), with the protein MFDILNMDFQTFMRLVIIIGGYALLRGHLQKYLSNRELKRKANIDEKEIAKKQLDDLVEDPNQQVESSTTAFGWGEKTRERVRKQEKILQEQIEKLKQNQGNEDDDEDIEDLLEK; encoded by the coding sequence ATGTTTGACATTTTAAACATGGACTTTCAGACCTTCATGAGGCTAGTCATCATTATAGGAGGCTACGCCTTACTACGAGGCCATTTACAGAAATACCTATCAAATAGAGAGTTAAAGAGAAAAGCTAATATAGATGAAAAGGAAATTGCCAAAAAGCAACTTGATGACCTGGTTGAAGATCCAAACCAGCAGGTGGAATCAAGTACAACAGCATTTGGCTGGGGCGAGAAGACTAGGGAGCGGGTTCGGAAACAAGAGAAGATACTACAAGAACAAATAGAAAAATTGAAGCAAAACCAAGGcaatgaagatgatgatgaggatATTGAGGATCTTCTAGAGAAATAG
- the ALF1 gene encoding Alf1p (Syntenic homolog of Ashbya gossypii AFR054W; Syntenic homolog of Saccharomyces cerevisiae YNL148C (ALF1)), whose translation MVSIDISSDLCSTTRDIPLSLTWEQFTRKLYDITGVLPQDMKLQITTQEGTEKTVELSQFQNAGTLSSTFPHGFSKVEVQDSNEGSVVNALKRDLEGNGEPVAGFTLSEEEYARRADSVLNWKKENQLGAFSPDLRAKLETERERQARAASALKVGERCSVKTSEQPERRGWLRFVGPLEALHDNEIWCGVEFDEPVGKNDGSFKGTVYFGPVKDNYGAFVKPSSVEIGPQFVPLIDEELLLSEDMEEL comes from the coding sequence ATGGTTAGTATCGATATTAGTTCTGATTTATGTTCTACTACGAGGGATATCCCTTTGAGTTTGACTTGGGAGCAGTTTACGCGGAAATTGTATGATATAACAGGAGTTCTCCCTCAAGACATGAAACTGCAAATAACAACCCAAGAGGGTACTGAGAAGACTGTAGAGTTATCGCAATTCCAAAATGCTGGTACTCTAAGCAGCACCTTTCCACATGGCTTTTCAAAAGTGGAAGTACAGGACAGCAACGAGGGGTCAGTGGTGAATGCCTTGAAACGTGATCTCGAGGGCAACGGCGAACCGGTCGCTGGTTTCACGCTGTCTGAGGAGGAATATGCTCGCCGTGCAGACTCGGTCCTCAATTGGAAGAAAGAGAATCAGTTGGGAGCGTTCAGTCCCGATTTACGGGCCAAGTTGGAAACTGAGAGGGAGAGACAGGCCCGGGCAGCGAGCGCACTGAAGGTCGGGGAGCGCTGCTCGGTTAAAACCAGTGAGCAGCCTGAGAGACGAGGCTGGCTGCGGTTTGTCGGTCCTCTAGAGGCGCTACACGACAACGAAATCTGGTGTGGCGTCGAGTTTGACGAGCCGGTGGGTAAGAACGATGGTTCTTTCAAGGGCACTGTCTATTTCGGACCAGTAAAAGACAACTACGGTGCATTTGTGAAGCCTTCCAGTGTGGAAATAGGCCCCCAGTTTGTACCACTTATCGACGAAGAGCTACTGCTCAGTGAGGATATGGAAGAATTGTAG
- the LSM7 gene encoding Sm-like protein LSM7 (Syntenic homolog of Ashbya gossypii AFR053C; Syntenic homolog of Saccharomyces cerevisiae YNL147W (LSM7); 1-intron in Ashbya gossypii), giving the protein MSGQERPKQDNQNQSQPQHRKKFEGPKREAIIDLSTYKDTEVRVKLMGGRLVTGILKGYDQLMNLVLDETVEYLRDEEDSSIILKDKTRNLGLIVIRGTILLSLSPVAGGAIIPGPAGE; this is encoded by the exons ATGAGCGGTCAG GAAAGACCAAAGCAGGACAACCAAAACCAATCACAACCTCAACATAGAAAGAAGTTTGAGGGCCCTAAGCGTGAAGCTATCATTGATCTATCTACCTATAAAGATACCGAAGTCAGGGTTAAGTTAATGGGAGGAAGGCTTGTCACAGGTATTCTAAAAGGCTATGATCAACTAATGAACCTTGTTCTCGACGAGACTGTTGAGTACCTAAGGGATGAAGAGGATTCATCTATTATTCTGAAGGATAAAACCCGTAATTTGGGACTTATTGTTATAAGAGGAACCATTTTACTCTCACTTTCGCCTGTAGCTGGCGGGGCCATCATACCGGGTCCAGCTGGCGAATAA
- the FUR1 gene encoding uracil phosphoribosyltransferase (Syntenic homolog of Ashbya gossypii AFR052C; Syntenic homolog of Saccharomyces cerevisiae YHR128W (FUR1)) codes for MASQPFENVHLLPQTNQILGLYTIIRNRETKRPDFIFYADRIIRLLVEEGLNHLPVMPTTVETHTEQKYEGVSFLGKICGVSIVRAGESMEQGLRDCCRSVRIGKILIQRDEETALPKLFYEKLPDDISQRYVFLLDPMLATGGSAIMATEVLIKRGVKPENISFLNLICCKEGIDAYHAKFPNIKIITGAIDKGLDDRRYLVPGLGDFGDRYYCV; via the coding sequence ATGGCTTCGCAACCGTTCGAGAACGTGCATTTGTTACCCCAAACCAATCAAATTTTGGGCTTGTACACCATCATTAGAAATAGAGAAACTAAACGTCCTGACTTTATCTTCTATGCTGATCGTATTATCAGGTTGTTAGTTGAGGAGGGTTTGAATCATCTACCAGTAATGCCAACAACTGTTGAGACTCATACGGAACAGAAATATGAAGGTGTTTCATTCCTGGGTAAGATTTGTGGAGTTTCCATCGTTAGAGCAGGTGAATCAATGGAGCAGGGACTAAGGGACTGCTGTAGGTCGGTAAGGATTGGCAAAATATTGATCCAAAGGGACGAGGAAACTGCTCTTCCTAAGCTATTTTACGAAAAATTGCCAGATGACATTTCACAGAGATATGTATTCCTCTTGGACCCCATGTTAGCTACTGGTGGAAGCGCTATTATGGCTACTGAAGTGTTGATTAAAAGAGGTGTCAAACCAGAAAATATCTCATTCTTGAACTTGATTTGCTGCAAGGAAGGCATTGACGCTTACCATGCTAAGTTTCCTAATATAAAGATTATTACTGGTGCAATTGACAAAGGGCTAGATGACAGAAGGTACTTAGTACCAGGTCTAGGTGATTTCGGTGACAGATATTACTGCGTTTAA
- the ARP1 gene encoding actin-related protein 1 (Syntenic homolog of Ashbya gossypii AFR051W; Syntenic homolog of Saccharomyces cerevisiae YHR129C (ARP1)) — translation MSSPETLYNQPVVLDNGSGIIKAGFSGEEKPRCFEYSLIGTTKYNKVMTGGLEGDTFIGNQAQELRGLLKLRYPIEHGIVTNWSDMEQIWGHVFSKSLQLQNVEDHPILITEAPLNPMKNREKMCELLFESFNVPAVYVSLQAVLSLYASGRTTGYVIDCGDGCCHAVPVFDGFSIPPSIRRIDIAGRDITEFLQLLLRKSTGISLLSSSEREIVRTIKEKACYTAKDPKTEEQNYLMDPKTIKFKLPDGKTIELGPERYRAPELLFKPQLVGSEFESLPEMCYQSLAKVDLDLRSTLYANILLSGGTSMFPGFGDRLLNELKQLIGSQTKIKIFAPPERKYTTWIGGSILSGLSTFKKLWVTKGEWEESSDCIHARFI, via the coding sequence ATGAGTAGCCCAGAGACTCTCTATAACCAACCAGTGGTACTGGATAATGGATCTGGTATTATTAAGGCAGGTTTTAGCGGAGAAGAGAAGCCCAGATGTTTTGAGTATTCATTAATTGGAACAACTAAATATAATAAGGTAATGACCGGGGGTCTTGAGGGTGATACATTCATAGGGAATCAAGCGCAGGAATTGAGAGGATTACTAAAGCTACGCTATCCTATAGAGCACGGCATTGTTACAAATTGGTCAGATATGGAACAAATATGGGGACATGTGTTCAGTAAGAGCTTGCAACTACAAAATGTAGAAGATCATCCCATCTTAATTACTGAAGCACCACTAAATCCAATGAAAAACCGCGAAAAGATGTGTGAGTTGCTATTTGAATCATTTAATGTACCAGCGGTCTATGTTTCTCTACAGGCAGTGCTATCCTTGTACGCCAGCGGTAGAACAACCGGTTATGTTATAGACTGTGGTGATGGGTGCTGTCATGCTGTGCCAGTTTTTGATGGATTCTCAATACCACCATCAATAAGAAGAATAGACATTGCAGGACGTGATATAACTGAATTCTTGCAGCTGTTGTTGCGAAAGTCTACAGGAATATCGCTCCTGTCCAGTAGCGAACGAGAGATCGTAAGGACTATCAAAGAAAAGGCGTGCTACACAGCCAAGGACCCGAAAACCGAGGAGCAAAACTATCTGATGGACCCTAAAACTATTAAGTTTAAGCTGCCAGATGGTAAGACTATAGAACTGGGTCCAGAAAGGTATCGCGCCCCCGAGCTACTATTCAAACCACAACTCGTTGGCTCAGAGTTTGAGAGTTTGCCTGAAATGTGCTACCAAAGCTTAGCCAAAGTGGACCTCGATCTAAGAAGCACCTTGTATGCTAATATATTACTAAGTGGAGGCACTTCGATGTTCCCAGGCTTCGGCGACAGGCTATTAAACGAATTAAAACAGCTAATCGGGTCACAAActaaaattaaaatattcGCCCCACCAGAAAGAAAATACACAACCTGGATTGGAGGCTCAATTTTGTCTGGATTGTCCACTTTTAAGAAGCTATGGGTTACCAAAGGCGAGTGGGAGGAGTCTTCTGATTGCATTCATGCAAGATTCATTTAA